The DNA region gaaacacagatattttttttttaatttttaaacaaacgcGAATCGAATCAGCCAAAACGAGGCTAAAACCGAATTTCGCGTTTTCTGATGAGTATTTCTCCGCAAtaaatcaaaacatcaaaagagCTTTAGTATACAGGTTTATTCCTTTCAGATATAGTAATTAATATCACATTACAGACAAATTAACATGAATCGTTGTTGACTTGTTATAGAATAAATTGTTTGAGGCTGAAGACAAAAAAGAAGAATCAAAACTATTTAAACTGCGCCATTTTACTAGTACTTTGATAAACTTTGTTTATTAATTTGTGATGAAAACGTAGACTCAAccacccagtcaactcaatcggaattctgaaacggaattcaattcgaatcgtttacgaattccgaattgaattccgttttagaattccgattgagttaactgggcaaCAACTATGGCAATACACACTGCTAGGTGGAACCGAATTTTCGCTCGTTTTGTGTAATACTTTGTCCCTATAACTATTTACACACCCCCTTTTAACTCTGCTAATGTTTCAGTCCGACTTTGGATATTCTTCTAGATAAATTCTAACCCCTCAAACTTGTAGCTCGTGGGTATTCGCGTTTCGGGCATCACCACCTCGCCGGAGATCCGGAACGCGCTAATGTAGCTGGACGTCCGCCCGTTCAGTTCCTCCGTCGAGAGGGCGACGATGATCTGGTCGTCGGTGCTGGGCAGGAACTTAAAGCTCGAAAAGCCGTGCGTTGCCGGAACGTTGTCCAGCTTCAACTCGACTGGCTTGACCGAGTGAAAGGATTCGTCTGCGAGGAGGAGATATTTGCAGCCCATGTGCTCGTCCCTGGTTTCGTTGTAACGATCTTTGGAACATCGTCGGGGTAGAAAGACCCATCGTTTCAGCTCGCTGGACCACTCGCCCGACTCGTGGATCATGTAGCCGGGCCACTCGATTCCGATTGAGCTGCGCAAGGCCTTGAAGTTGGTCTCCCAGTTCAGGTGGTAAACCTCGCCATGCACGGTGATGGCCTTCACGTACATGGGATTGTTGTTTTCAAAGTCTCCAGCCGACGTGGTCCATTCCTTGCCCATGGAACCGACGTACAGAACCTGGTCTTTGACGGTGGCCCACTCCGATTTGAAGCCCTTGCTGGCCGCCTTCCCGTCGCCGTCCATCAGCAGCAGCCACGGGTACACGTTGTCATGCTCGATCGCGTACACCAATCCGGTACGGTCGTCAAACGTGAGCAGTCTGCCGTTGAACACTACCAACTCCGAGAGTTCCATCCCTCGGCCCTTCAACGAAAAGCTCGACTTGAGCTGCTTCGGTCCCACATCGTCCCACGACACCGTGATCGTCCCCTTGGCCGGAATGAAGCTCAAGTACCCCTTCAACAGGTAACTGCTCCAAGTGTCCTTACCCTTCACCCTCGAATTCGTATCCAAATCCGCTATTACCGCTATCCGGAACGAGTAAATCCCGTTGCTAATGATAGGACTGCTCAGCGGGTACGTGTGATTGTACATAATCAACGAACTTCGGTCCAAACTGCTCCCGGAAGGTCCACCAACGGCGAACGCTGACCTACTCACGACATAGATCAGAAACAGCACAACCAGTCCCAACACGGCCAGTGGCCAAACCATCGACACCTGCAGCCGGATCGTGCGATTACCCAGCCGATAGGACGGCGGAGTCCGCAACGCCTGGCGCCAATCTCTGAGATACATTCCGGTTTCGATGACGGTCGATCCGTTGCCGTTggcgttgctgctgctgctgctggccgcgAAGCTATCCGTATCTCGCTGGCTGACCTTGCTGTAGGCGTAACTTTTCATCTAGACTAGGCTTGGAACTTGGGGAGGGTGGTCGACGAAAATTGCCCAATTACCGCTGCTGGTGACCTTGCTTCTAGTAGTCTAATAGTATGGTTGGCAAATTTCCGAGCCAAAATAGAGCGCGCCACACGACTATCGTTTCCGACCATGCATGATGCCGTCGAGGAGGTCCTAAAGAAGCAAGAAATCAGTCACACATCAACGAACTAATTACGGCTTAATTTACACACTACCTGTGGCACAAATTAGATTTTTCTTCCTCGAAAAACGAAGGCAGTTCTTGggatttttggaagattgtcGTGTCTTTTTCTTTTGCTGCCTGCTGAGCTGTCACTGGAAATGTCACTTTTATGTTTACTGTAGAGCTGGCCGGTATCATGCGCAGGGTGATGGGCGAAAGCGATGCTGGTTTCTCGTCATGGTTGTAGGAAAAAGGGGGATTCTTCGATGGTAAAAAATAAAAGGTTTTGTCTTTGCAAAGACAAATCTAAAAAAGTGcttgaattgggtactaaagctctatgtcaattttcatgtacaacggtaaaaaacacgattaaaaaccatttctaatccctattattcattttaatgcaattttttttttgacaagacaacattttttcgatggatcaactatggtcaaCCCTTGGGAAGAGCTgacaagtaggagcttttctgtcaagaagaaccacgaggttaatttttcaaaattgatttaaaaatccattttaaactctttggggtcatacaaagggtcattgtactcagaaaaataagctttttcgctgtaaacaataatatcagcaatctaagcttcattttaggacccaattgggtactaaagccctatgcaaTTTTTTATGCACAacgttaaaaaccatttctgatttttttttttcattttaatcatAGAatgttttaatgcaaaaaaaagacagacaacattttttcgatggatcaactatagtCCCCGTGGAACGGAGCtatcaagtaggaacttttctgtctaGAAGGGCcgtgatattattttttaaatattgatttaaaaatccattttaaatcttgtgcggtcgttcaaaggatcattcacgcagaaaaataaggcatatttggatcaacaaaatgttttgttgatttgaaaatcatattttttgttgaatcaacgctaaacgtcaaagcagctttttcaaaacaacaaaagacttttgtagaatcgagaaaatcaaggtttgtttcaacgcaaaatcggcgttgattatattcaacaaaaattttgttgattcaaacctcgtacaggctgattctacaaaacttttttctgcgtgttgtactcagaaaaaaagatttatcGTTGTGAATAATAATATCGCAAATTTAAGATTAATTTTAGGACCCGATtctcatttaaaaagttttttttttttaaacgcacaccatatcaaaacaaagtaaAGTGATTTCGATAGCAACTTTTATTTGGCATCTTAATGcatgtattttgttattttatattatattaaaccaaaccaaaagcgATCCTGATTtgtaagcgaagatggcgttacgacTGGTGCACGCCAGAAATGTCTGAATCATGCAGTGGTaccaatattacaaaaaaagtgtgccatgacaTGACAGCCACActgtttttctaatgttggtacaactgggtcctaaaatgaagcttagattggtgatattattgtttacagcgttaaagcttatttttctgtgtacaatgaccctttgtacgaccacaaagagtttaaaatagatttttaaatcaattttgaaaaattaacctcgcggtccttcttgacagaaaagctcctacttgacagttcgttccaagaGGACTATAGTTGGTACATCATAAAAATGTtgtcttatcaaaaaaaaaattacattaaaatgaaaaaaaagtggtcagaaatggtttttaatcgtgtttttttaccgttgtacataaaaattgatataGGGCTTATTTAGTACTCaattgcgcgattttgacatctcgcgtgcaccattcgtaacgccatttttgcttaaaaatctggatatttTACACAACgattaagcttatttttctgatccTTTGTACGACCGATGATCCTTTGTACGACCGTAAAGGATAGAACCTCACAGCGAACCCCGGAAAACTAAAatgaaaagtgacgaactgtcacattTTACACGGGACTCACACGTCCTATCAAACCAAACGCTctgtgtaaagagggtgtcaaaataaaaaaaaataccccgttcgtttgagaGCAGTTTGTGTCAAACCGGGTTTCAAGTGTACACAGTAACGAAGCTGAGAACGAGGCTAAAAcaactgtcccaattcgccccaggtGAATCAGAATCTGTAACGTCACGGCAGAatatatcgagaaattaaaagagagatgtgagccggtaacatggagttaaactttcgcaactgtcatggtaaatttcacagaagcttgacaaaaagtttaactccatgttgcatttttaatttctcgataaattAAACTTCAGTATATAGAAGTaacttttggtcatttttggcgAAAAGATAGTTTTCAAGTggcaccacagacaaacagatgtaaatcatttaaaaaatgttaaaaatccaTCGATCACAAAGTTTATCAGTGACAAGCTGAGGCTAGAAGCTATTGTAGTTTCATGTGTTTATatatgaccttttgaaaaaaaatctctagaaatgctgaaatttgaagAAGGTGTCATGCTTCATTTTCAATCTatggaaatataaaaaaataatcaatttatgttaattttaacttttgacgtagacttacgtctttgtcgaaggtactggggtgccattccaaaaaaccAGGGCCGAAGGCCCTCGAAtattgcgtcatccgtcaatcgcttgtatcttccttccctcaaatcgaatcggcacgattttggttccattcgattcgaaaattattcagcaatttgctattaaattttcaatgctgacAAAATAGTTCTACTATTgtaacaactcaatgttttaaaatgttttcaaaatgcagagattttgcaagcaaaatgagagCTTCCCATTCACGGACGGGaaggtcaagtacctattttgaggggaaaatcctAGGGAAAATCACACAAGCAGCGCGACCGGTaccggtcgcgaaaaaggagagGAAGTAGCGGGTCGAAAACATATATAAGAAACTGCGCCAGATTTCAGaccatcattcacgtctcagacgtcggaccggcagcagcagcaggaaagctcagcccagagcagcagcagcaggagagagaccagagaagcaggagagagagggaccagaactgcaaaagaagcgcgcatcgccttctcgtcgtcaccgtcagccagttgcctctcgatggccggaccgtttggatctttcgtggtagGGGGTGAAGACTTcccaactcttcggagttgcCTCACTCCCAGTCTCTCGTCCCACCGTGATGAGACGGTGAAATGCCTTTCAGGAACTAGTGTTGGTCTTCGGGGGTGACGGATTGCTCCCCCCCAACCCCTCTCTCTCCCCCACATTATGCTACCAAACTTTCATTCGATtcgcgaaaaaatcgtttttcgttcttCTCTCCTTTATTCGATGTTTCCATTGTTTAGGCTTGGCTTtctagtcaaagatttaccaaaacattcaaagtatggttaCATGGCAGTTGcggtccgattgagttgactggagtGTGTAAGTTCTGTCTTGTTGGGGGTCCATCTCCCATttacgatcttattccgttaattaggttttacgccgactcgatttttaggttagaaatttgacagttcggctgcactgtttacattttttgcacgtgtgtctaagtaaaaatgtgtgtgcgtgtgcgctcgtgacgtcacgctgtaaaacctaatgtaTTTCAAGCAAGGGCATTTCAGTGAGCAAAAGAGTACCTCAATTTTGTCAAGAGTAACGAGAGTTACTCAATTTTCCTCCGAGTTACTCTGGTTTTTTCGCATCGTCCCACCTACATAGTTGAACCttgtgtttgaaaaaatgtcaaaacctgTTGCtaagatttgtttgttttgaaaagaataCTTCGGGGGGATTCGTTCCAAGTTAAGAATTAACAAACGTCACATTAGTTCCGCCGGATTCTGTCTCGAAATGGACTTTTACAAGTGTTGTGAGGACTTGCCAAGCTCGCCGTCCGCAAAAACAAGGGATTCTCGCTGCTATGGTCCGCTATCAAGCATATCCACCTGACCATGCTCTGGATCAAGCTTTTGTACACCGCCAAGGAAGCCGCAACCTTTCCGTATTTTGACGCTGCACAATCTCGAAAAAAGATGTCAAGAAGTGCGTCCAGATGTACAGTGCCAGCGTCACCAACAAGAAAAGCACAAGCTGGACTGAACCGTCTAGCCTAGAGCCATCAGTAAACCATGCTCTCCTCACGCGAAATCATCGTCACTCCAAGCCCTTGGTCTTTTCCTCCCACGAGCGGTTCCAAACCAGCCCGTAAAGGAATTATGATCTCTATGGCCACCAGCAgttcttaaaaatgttattgttttggaatcgaaataaaatttatattttttattgtttatttggCTATTTATTACGGTTATTTTGTTGGAAGCACGATTTTGCTATGATAAGCCTTTAACGTGATTCAATTTCAATATCGTTGCAACGCGCCTTCTTTGCGCAGCAGCTGGTAAATTCATCGGCATGCAATTCTTCCTGCTGGTAGGCGACGTTGTCGAGATTTTCGATGAAATTCTCCAGCTTCTTCAGCTTGACCAAAAAGGCAGCTCAAACCGATCGAATAACGGAACCCGAAAATGGTGCTCCTTGGCCAGGGCAATGTTTCCGGTGGAATATTTAAATTCGCTCTGTGCAAGGTAAACAGCCGACCTGGAATTCCAAAATTCAGAaatcaaaagttaaatttaagtaaattccTCCAAATACTTTCCAATAAGCGTGATTCCAAATCTACCGATTCCATCCTTGCGTAACATACATTTTCGCAACGCTTTGTACTTCTGGTTAATTCCGACGCGTAGAGGTCCGATTACGAAACGGCTGGCAGCAGCTGGCACTTTTCGATGCCCGATGCGTTAACTTCCTCTAACTGGCATTCACCACCAAATCCGGTCTCAGTTCCACCAGAAAGGATTCTTAAAACGGACATGGTGCCGGCCAAAGAGAATCGGCCACAGGTCGCGGACTGGCCACTTTCAAGAATACAAAACATAACGATAAGAAGGCGCGAAAACTTcacattgcaaaaaaacataaacaaacaacatTGTCATGGTTGCATATACCAAGATATCGACTATCAGGACTATCAGGTGGGAATTGAAAAAATCGGGAGGAAGCTGAGAAACTCAGAGTTACTCCGAGTTACTCCCAGAGTTTCTCACTGAAATGCCCTTgatttcaagtatctagctaattctacaaaattaatatatggaaaactatgtccacatctcaaaactttacgtagtctacgccattccggttatgtccgtgacataactactttgacttttcttcgcctttttcctcgcactgtacgcccaaggctgtatatcataggtactcgcgatccatggctttctaccttgCAGCCATGCTGTACGCCCATGCCGTTTTCCCACCTCACCAACCGACCAACCCTGCGCATTTCACACCGCAGCAGAGAGCCGCAACGCGCAGCCGACCGCGACCCGAACggtaaaatttcactttcctGCCCGTTCCCGAACGAGTCGCCTATAAAGGGCCTCCCCACTTCGGGTTTTACATCATTCTCTGTTTGGAAGGCGTCCTTGTTAGCTGCTCCAAGCCGGGTTAGTTCGTGACTTTCAACCGTTATCTCTCCACCTAAGTACTTTGGTAccgttttttctgtgtagtgcgTGAATAAAGCAACTCCATTCTTCAAAATGGTGAGTATCTCGTGGGG from Culex quinquefasciatus strain JHB chromosome 3, VPISU_Cqui_1.0_pri_paternal, whole genome shotgun sequence includes:
- the LOC6039495 gene encoding apyrase gives rise to the protein MKSYAYSKVSQRDTDSFAASSSSSNANGNGSTVIETGMYLRDWRQALRTPPSYRLGNRTIRLQVSMVWPLAVLGLVVLFLIYVVSRSAFAVGGPSGSSLDRSSLIMYNHTYPLSSPIISNGIYSFRIAVIADLDTNSRVKGKDTWSSYLLKGYLSFIPAKGTITVSWDDVGPKQLKSSFSLKGRGMELSELVVFNGRLLTFDDRTGLVYAIEHDNVYPWLLLMDGDGKAASKGFKSEWATVKDQVLYVGSMGKEWTTSAGDFENNNPMYVKAITVHGEVYHLNWETNFKALRSSIGIEWPGYMIHESGEWSSELKRWVFLPRRCSKDRYNETRDEHMGCKYLLLADESFHSVKPVELKLDNVPATHGFSSFKFLPSTDDQIIVALSTEELNGRTSSYISAFRISGEVVMPETRIPTSYKFEGLEFI